The Polypterus senegalus isolate Bchr_013 chromosome 1, ASM1683550v1, whole genome shotgun sequence genome includes a window with the following:
- the LOC120516578 gene encoding troponin T, fast skeletal muscle isoforms-like isoform X15 — MSDTEEVDQVEEYEEEEAYEEEEEKPRPKMTAPKIPEGEKVDFDDIQKKRQNKDLVELQALIDAHFEHRKKEEEELIALKDRIEKRRAERSEQQRIRTEKEKERQARQAEEKARREEEAMKRMADDDLKKKKALSNMGSQYSSYLAKADQKRGKKQTEREKKKKILAERRKPLNIDHLNDDKLREKAKELWDWMHSLESEKFDLGEKLKRQKYEVISLRNRIDELQKHSKKGQAARRRK; from the exons AAGCCTATGAAGAGGAAG AGGAGAAGCCAAGGCCCAA GATGACCGCTCCCAAGATCCCAGAGGGCGAGAAAGTCGACTTTGAT gaCATCCAGAAGAAACGTCAGAACAAGGACCTGGTGGAGCTGCAGGCCCTCATTGATGCTCACTTTGAGCACagaaagaaggaggaggaggagctcaTCGCTCTGAAGGACAGAATC GAGAAGCGCCGAGCTGAGAGGTCCGAGCAGCAGAGGATCCGAACAGAGAAGGAGAAGGAGCGCCAGGCGAGACAGGCT GAAGAGAAGGCACGCAGAGAGGAGGAGGCAATGAAGAGAATGGCTGATGACgacttgaagaagaagaaggctctgagcaacatgggctctcagtACAGCAGCTACCTGGCCAAG GCTGACCAGAAGAGGGGCAAGAAGCAGACTGagagggaaaagaagaagaagatcctgGCAGAAAGACGCAAGCCTCTTAACATTGACCATCTGAATGATGACAAGCTCAG GGAGAAGGCCAAGGAGCTGTGGGACTGGATGCACTCTCTGGAATCTGAGAAGTTCGATCTCGGAGAGAAATTGAAGAGGCAGAAGTACGAG GTTATCTCCCTCAGAAACCGAATTGATGAACTCCAGAAACA TAGCAAGAAGGGCCAGGCCGCTCGCCGCAGAAAGTAA
- the LOC120516578 gene encoding troponin T, fast skeletal muscle isoforms-like isoform X17, giving the protein MSDTEEVDQVEEYEEEEEKPRPKMTAPKIPEGEKVDFDDIQKKRQNKDLVELQALIDAHFEHRKKEEEELIALKDRIEKRRAERSEQQRIRTEKEKERQARQAEEKARREEEAMKRMADDDLKKKKALSNMGSQYSSYLAKADQKRGKKQTEREKKKKILAERRKPLNIDHLNDDKLREKAKELWDWMHSLESEKFDLGEKLKRQKYEVISLRNRIDELQKHSKKGQAARRRK; this is encoded by the exons AGGAGAAGCCAAGGCCCAA GATGACCGCTCCCAAGATCCCAGAGGGCGAGAAAGTCGACTTTGAT gaCATCCAGAAGAAACGTCAGAACAAGGACCTGGTGGAGCTGCAGGCCCTCATTGATGCTCACTTTGAGCACagaaagaaggaggaggaggagctcaTCGCTCTGAAGGACAGAATC GAGAAGCGCCGAGCTGAGAGGTCCGAGCAGCAGAGGATCCGAACAGAGAAGGAGAAGGAGCGCCAGGCGAGACAGGCT GAAGAGAAGGCACGCAGAGAGGAGGAGGCAATGAAGAGAATGGCTGATGACgacttgaagaagaagaaggctctgagcaacatgggctctcagtACAGCAGCTACCTGGCCAAG GCTGACCAGAAGAGGGGCAAGAAGCAGACTGagagggaaaagaagaagaagatcctgGCAGAAAGACGCAAGCCTCTTAACATTGACCATCTGAATGATGACAAGCTCAG GGAGAAGGCCAAGGAGCTGTGGGACTGGATGCACTCTCTGGAATCTGAGAAGTTCGATCTCGGAGAGAAATTGAAGAGGCAGAAGTACGAG GTTATCTCCCTCAGAAACCGAATTGATGAACTCCAGAAACA TAGCAAGAAGGGCCAGGCCGCTCGCCGCAGAAAGTAA
- the LOC120516578 gene encoding troponin T, fast skeletal muscle isoforms-like isoform X11, whose amino-acid sequence MSDTEEVDQVEAEEEAPVEEAHAEEAYEEEEEKPRPKMTAPKIPEGEKVDFDDIQKKRQNKDLVELQALIDAHFEHRKKEEEELIALKDRIEKRRAERSEQQRIRTEKEKERQARQAEEKARREEEAMKRMADDDLKKKKALSNMGSQYSSYLAKADQKRGKKQTEREKKKKILAERRKPLNIDHLNDDKLREKAKELWDWMHSLESEKFDLGEKLKRQKYEVISLRNRIDELQKHSKKGQAARRRK is encoded by the exons CCTATGAAGAGGAAG AGGAGAAGCCAAGGCCCAA GATGACCGCTCCCAAGATCCCAGAGGGCGAGAAAGTCGACTTTGAT gaCATCCAGAAGAAACGTCAGAACAAGGACCTGGTGGAGCTGCAGGCCCTCATTGATGCTCACTTTGAGCACagaaagaaggaggaggaggagctcaTCGCTCTGAAGGACAGAATC GAGAAGCGCCGAGCTGAGAGGTCCGAGCAGCAGAGGATCCGAACAGAGAAGGAGAAGGAGCGCCAGGCGAGACAGGCT GAAGAGAAGGCACGCAGAGAGGAGGAGGCAATGAAGAGAATGGCTGATGACgacttgaagaagaagaaggctctgagcaacatgggctctcagtACAGCAGCTACCTGGCCAAG GCTGACCAGAAGAGGGGCAAGAAGCAGACTGagagggaaaagaagaagaagatcctgGCAGAAAGACGCAAGCCTCTTAACATTGACCATCTGAATGATGACAAGCTCAG GGAGAAGGCCAAGGAGCTGTGGGACTGGATGCACTCTCTGGAATCTGAGAAGTTCGATCTCGGAGAGAAATTGAAGAGGCAGAAGTACGAG GTTATCTCCCTCAGAAACCGAATTGATGAACTCCAGAAACA TAGCAAGAAGGGCCAGGCCGCTCGCCGCAGAAAGTAA
- the LOC120516578 gene encoding troponin T, fast skeletal muscle-like isoform X18 encodes MSDTEEVDQVEEEKPRPKMTAPKIPEGEKVDFDDIQKKRQNKDLVELQALIDAHFEHRKKEEEELIALKDRIEKRRAERSEQQRIRTEKEKERQARQAEEKARREEEAMKRMADDDLKKKKALSNMGSQYSSYLAKADQKRGKKQTEREKKKKILAERRKPLNIDHLNDDKLREKAKELWDWMHSLESEKFDLGEKLKRQKYEVISLRNRIDELQKHSKKGQAARRRK; translated from the exons AGGAGAAGCCAAGGCCCAA GATGACCGCTCCCAAGATCCCAGAGGGCGAGAAAGTCGACTTTGAT gaCATCCAGAAGAAACGTCAGAACAAGGACCTGGTGGAGCTGCAGGCCCTCATTGATGCTCACTTTGAGCACagaaagaaggaggaggaggagctcaTCGCTCTGAAGGACAGAATC GAGAAGCGCCGAGCTGAGAGGTCCGAGCAGCAGAGGATCCGAACAGAGAAGGAGAAGGAGCGCCAGGCGAGACAGGCT GAAGAGAAGGCACGCAGAGAGGAGGAGGCAATGAAGAGAATGGCTGATGACgacttgaagaagaagaaggctctgagcaacatgggctctcagtACAGCAGCTACCTGGCCAAG GCTGACCAGAAGAGGGGCAAGAAGCAGACTGagagggaaaagaagaagaagatcctgGCAGAAAGACGCAAGCCTCTTAACATTGACCATCTGAATGATGACAAGCTCAG GGAGAAGGCCAAGGAGCTGTGGGACTGGATGCACTCTCTGGAATCTGAGAAGTTCGATCTCGGAGAGAAATTGAAGAGGCAGAAGTACGAG GTTATCTCCCTCAGAAACCGAATTGATGAACTCCAGAAACA TAGCAAGAAGGGCCAGGCCGCTCGCCGCAGAAAGTAA
- the myod1 gene encoding myoblast determination protein 1 homolog yields MELSDSTFSFAGADDFYDDPCFNTSDMHFFEDLDPRLVHVSLLKQDDHHRNEDEHIRAPSGHHQAGRCLLWACKACKRKTTNADRRKAATMRERRRLSKVNEAFETLKRCTSANPNQRLPKVEILRNAISYIESLQSLLRGQDDHYYPVLEQYSGDSDASSPRSNCSDGMMDFNAPPCNSRRRSSYDSAYFNETPNDSRSKSAVISSLDCLSSIVERISTDTSTCQMLAVPEHVSEGSPSSQSEGSVLSEAAAGGPAPSPTKCPKLPHDPNPIYHVL; encoded by the exons ATGGAGTTATCGGATAGCACTTTTTCTTTCGCCGGCGCAGACGACTTCTACGATGACCCCTGTTTTAACACCAGTGACATGCACTTTTTTGAGGATCTGGACCCCCGGTTGGTACACGTGAGTTTACTGAAACAGGACGATCATCACCGAAACGAAGACGAGCACATTCGAGCCCCCAGCGGCCACCACCAAGCCGGCAGGTGTCTTCTGTGGGCGTGCAAAGCCTGTAAACGCAAGACCACCAACGCCGACAGAAGGAAGGCGGCCACCATGAGGGAAAGGAGGAGGCTCAGCAAAGTCAACGAGGCATTCGAGACCCTCAAGAGGTGCACGTCCGCCAACCCGAACCAGAGGTTACCCAAAGTGGAGATCCTTCGAAACGCCATCAGCTACATCGAGTCTCTGCAGTCTCTGCTGCGGGGGCAGGACGACCACTACTACCCGGTCCTGGAGCAGTACAGCGGGGACTCGGACGCGTCCAGCCCCCGGTCCAACTGTTCGGACGGAATG ATGGATTTTAACGCCCCTCCTTGCAACTCCAGGAGACGGAGCAGCTACGACAGCGCATACTTCAACGAAACACCAAATG ATTCCCGGAGTAAAAGCGCCGTCATTTCCAGCCTGGACTGCCTGTCCAGCATTGTGGAGCGCATTTCCACGGACACGTCGACTTGTCAGATGTTGGCAGTGCCCGAGCACGTGAGCGAGGGGAGTCCATCTTCTCAAAGTGAAGGCTCCGTCCTGAGCGAGGCCGCTGCTGGTGGGCCCGCGCCGTCTCCGACCAAATGCCCGAAGCTGCCTCACGACCCCAACCCCATTTACCACGTGCTGTAG
- the LOC120516578 gene encoding troponin T, fast skeletal muscle isoforms-like isoform X12, whose amino-acid sequence MSDTEEVDQVEEYEEEEAYEEEAGEEEHDEEKPRPKMTAPKIPEGEKVDFDDIQKKRQNKDLVELQALIDAHFEHRKKEEEELIALKDRIEKRRAERSEQQRIRTEKEKERQARQAEEKARREEEAMKRMADDDLKKKKALSNMGSQYSSYLAKADQKRGKKQTEREKKKKILAERRKPLNIDHLNDDKLREKAKELWDWMHSLESEKFDLGEKLKRQKYEVISLRNRIDELQKHSKKGQAARRRK is encoded by the exons AAGCCTATGAAGAGGAAG CTGGAGAAGAAGAGCACGATG AGGAGAAGCCAAGGCCCAA GATGACCGCTCCCAAGATCCCAGAGGGCGAGAAAGTCGACTTTGAT gaCATCCAGAAGAAACGTCAGAACAAGGACCTGGTGGAGCTGCAGGCCCTCATTGATGCTCACTTTGAGCACagaaagaaggaggaggaggagctcaTCGCTCTGAAGGACAGAATC GAGAAGCGCCGAGCTGAGAGGTCCGAGCAGCAGAGGATCCGAACAGAGAAGGAGAAGGAGCGCCAGGCGAGACAGGCT GAAGAGAAGGCACGCAGAGAGGAGGAGGCAATGAAGAGAATGGCTGATGACgacttgaagaagaagaaggctctgagcaacatgggctctcagtACAGCAGCTACCTGGCCAAG GCTGACCAGAAGAGGGGCAAGAAGCAGACTGagagggaaaagaagaagaagatcctgGCAGAAAGACGCAAGCCTCTTAACATTGACCATCTGAATGATGACAAGCTCAG GGAGAAGGCCAAGGAGCTGTGGGACTGGATGCACTCTCTGGAATCTGAGAAGTTCGATCTCGGAGAGAAATTGAAGAGGCAGAAGTACGAG GTTATCTCCCTCAGAAACCGAATTGATGAACTCCAGAAACA TAGCAAGAAGGGCCAGGCCGCTCGCCGCAGAAAGTAA
- the LOC120516578 gene encoding troponin T, fast skeletal muscle-like isoform X16 yields MSDTEEVDQVEAGEEEHDEEKPRPKMTAPKIPEGEKVDFDDIQKKRQNKDLVELQALIDAHFEHRKKEEEELIALKDRIEKRRAERSEQQRIRTEKEKERQARQAEEKARREEEAMKRMADDDLKKKKALSNMGSQYSSYLAKADQKRGKKQTEREKKKKILAERRKPLNIDHLNDDKLREKAKELWDWMHSLESEKFDLGEKLKRQKYEVISLRNRIDELQKHSKKGQAARRRK; encoded by the exons CTGGAGAAGAAGAGCACGATG AGGAGAAGCCAAGGCCCAA GATGACCGCTCCCAAGATCCCAGAGGGCGAGAAAGTCGACTTTGAT gaCATCCAGAAGAAACGTCAGAACAAGGACCTGGTGGAGCTGCAGGCCCTCATTGATGCTCACTTTGAGCACagaaagaaggaggaggaggagctcaTCGCTCTGAAGGACAGAATC GAGAAGCGCCGAGCTGAGAGGTCCGAGCAGCAGAGGATCCGAACAGAGAAGGAGAAGGAGCGCCAGGCGAGACAGGCT GAAGAGAAGGCACGCAGAGAGGAGGAGGCAATGAAGAGAATGGCTGATGACgacttgaagaagaagaaggctctgagcaacatgggctctcagtACAGCAGCTACCTGGCCAAG GCTGACCAGAAGAGGGGCAAGAAGCAGACTGagagggaaaagaagaagaagatcctgGCAGAAAGACGCAAGCCTCTTAACATTGACCATCTGAATGATGACAAGCTCAG GGAGAAGGCCAAGGAGCTGTGGGACTGGATGCACTCTCTGGAATCTGAGAAGTTCGATCTCGGAGAGAAATTGAAGAGGCAGAAGTACGAG GTTATCTCCCTCAGAAACCGAATTGATGAACTCCAGAAACA TAGCAAGAAGGGCCAGGCCGCTCGCCGCAGAAAGTAA
- the LOC120516578 gene encoding troponin T, fast skeletal muscle isoforms-like isoform X14 translates to MSDTEEVDQVEEYEEEAGEEEHDEEKPRPKMTAPKIPEGEKVDFDDIQKKRQNKDLVELQALIDAHFEHRKKEEEELIALKDRIEKRRAERSEQQRIRTEKEKERQARQAEEKARREEEAMKRMADDDLKKKKALSNMGSQYSSYLAKADQKRGKKQTEREKKKKILAERRKPLNIDHLNDDKLREKAKELWDWMHSLESEKFDLGEKLKRQKYEVISLRNRIDELQKHSKKGQAARRRK, encoded by the exons CTGGAGAAGAAGAGCACGATG AGGAGAAGCCAAGGCCCAA GATGACCGCTCCCAAGATCCCAGAGGGCGAGAAAGTCGACTTTGAT gaCATCCAGAAGAAACGTCAGAACAAGGACCTGGTGGAGCTGCAGGCCCTCATTGATGCTCACTTTGAGCACagaaagaaggaggaggaggagctcaTCGCTCTGAAGGACAGAATC GAGAAGCGCCGAGCTGAGAGGTCCGAGCAGCAGAGGATCCGAACAGAGAAGGAGAAGGAGCGCCAGGCGAGACAGGCT GAAGAGAAGGCACGCAGAGAGGAGGAGGCAATGAAGAGAATGGCTGATGACgacttgaagaagaagaaggctctgagcaacatgggctctcagtACAGCAGCTACCTGGCCAAG GCTGACCAGAAGAGGGGCAAGAAGCAGACTGagagggaaaagaagaagaagatcctgGCAGAAAGACGCAAGCCTCTTAACATTGACCATCTGAATGATGACAAGCTCAG GGAGAAGGCCAAGGAGCTGTGGGACTGGATGCACTCTCTGGAATCTGAGAAGTTCGATCTCGGAGAGAAATTGAAGAGGCAGAAGTACGAG GTTATCTCCCTCAGAAACCGAATTGATGAACTCCAGAAACA TAGCAAGAAGGGCCAGGCCGCTCGCCGCAGAAAGTAA
- the LOC120516578 gene encoding troponin T, fast skeletal muscle isoforms-like isoform X5 has protein sequence MSDTEEVDQVEAEEEAPVEEAHAEEAYEEEAGEEEHDEEKPRPKMTAPKIPEGEKVDFDDIQKKRQNKDLVELQALIDAHFEHRKKEEEELIALKDRIEKRRAERSEQQRIRTEKEKERQARQAEEKARREEEAMKRMADDDLKKKKALSNMGSQYSSYLAKADQKRGKKQTEREKKKKILAERRKPLNIDHLNDDKLREKAKELWDWMHSLESEKFDLGEKLKRQKYEVISLRNRIDELQKHSKKGQAARRRK, from the exons CCTATGAAGAGGAAG CTGGAGAAGAAGAGCACGATG AGGAGAAGCCAAGGCCCAA GATGACCGCTCCCAAGATCCCAGAGGGCGAGAAAGTCGACTTTGAT gaCATCCAGAAGAAACGTCAGAACAAGGACCTGGTGGAGCTGCAGGCCCTCATTGATGCTCACTTTGAGCACagaaagaaggaggaggaggagctcaTCGCTCTGAAGGACAGAATC GAGAAGCGCCGAGCTGAGAGGTCCGAGCAGCAGAGGATCCGAACAGAGAAGGAGAAGGAGCGCCAGGCGAGACAGGCT GAAGAGAAGGCACGCAGAGAGGAGGAGGCAATGAAGAGAATGGCTGATGACgacttgaagaagaagaaggctctgagcaacatgggctctcagtACAGCAGCTACCTGGCCAAG GCTGACCAGAAGAGGGGCAAGAAGCAGACTGagagggaaaagaagaagaagatcctgGCAGAAAGACGCAAGCCTCTTAACATTGACCATCTGAATGATGACAAGCTCAG GGAGAAGGCCAAGGAGCTGTGGGACTGGATGCACTCTCTGGAATCTGAGAAGTTCGATCTCGGAGAGAAATTGAAGAGGCAGAAGTACGAG GTTATCTCCCTCAGAAACCGAATTGATGAACTCCAGAAACA TAGCAAGAAGGGCCAGGCCGCTCGCCGCAGAAAGTAA
- the LOC120516578 gene encoding troponin T, fast skeletal muscle isoforms-like isoform X3 → MSDTEEVDQVEAEEEAPVEEAHAEEEAYEEEAGEEEHDEEKPRPKMTAPKIPEGEKVDFDDIQKKRQNKDLVELQALIDAHFEHRKKEEEELIALKDRIEKRRAERSEQQRIRTEKEKERQARQAEEKARREEEAMKRMADDDLKKKKALSNMGSQYSSYLAKADQKRGKKQTEREKKKKILAERRKPLNIDHLNDDKLREKAKELWDWMHSLESEKFDLGEKLKRQKYEVISLRNRIDELQKHSKKGQAARRRK, encoded by the exons AAGCCTATGAAGAGGAAG CTGGAGAAGAAGAGCACGATG AGGAGAAGCCAAGGCCCAA GATGACCGCTCCCAAGATCCCAGAGGGCGAGAAAGTCGACTTTGAT gaCATCCAGAAGAAACGTCAGAACAAGGACCTGGTGGAGCTGCAGGCCCTCATTGATGCTCACTTTGAGCACagaaagaaggaggaggaggagctcaTCGCTCTGAAGGACAGAATC GAGAAGCGCCGAGCTGAGAGGTCCGAGCAGCAGAGGATCCGAACAGAGAAGGAGAAGGAGCGCCAGGCGAGACAGGCT GAAGAGAAGGCACGCAGAGAGGAGGAGGCAATGAAGAGAATGGCTGATGACgacttgaagaagaagaaggctctgagcaacatgggctctcagtACAGCAGCTACCTGGCCAAG GCTGACCAGAAGAGGGGCAAGAAGCAGACTGagagggaaaagaagaagaagatcctgGCAGAAAGACGCAAGCCTCTTAACATTGACCATCTGAATGATGACAAGCTCAG GGAGAAGGCCAAGGAGCTGTGGGACTGGATGCACTCTCTGGAATCTGAGAAGTTCGATCTCGGAGAGAAATTGAAGAGGCAGAAGTACGAG GTTATCTCCCTCAGAAACCGAATTGATGAACTCCAGAAACA TAGCAAGAAGGGCCAGGCCGCTCGCCGCAGAAAGTAA
- the LOC120516578 gene encoding troponin T, fast skeletal muscle isoforms-like isoform X8: MSDTEEVDQVEAEEEAPVEEAHAEEAGEEEHDEEKPRPKMTAPKIPEGEKVDFDDIQKKRQNKDLVELQALIDAHFEHRKKEEEELIALKDRIEKRRAERSEQQRIRTEKEKERQARQAEEKARREEEAMKRMADDDLKKKKALSNMGSQYSSYLAKADQKRGKKQTEREKKKKILAERRKPLNIDHLNDDKLREKAKELWDWMHSLESEKFDLGEKLKRQKYEVISLRNRIDELQKHSKKGQAARRRK; this comes from the exons CTGGAGAAGAAGAGCACGATG AGGAGAAGCCAAGGCCCAA GATGACCGCTCCCAAGATCCCAGAGGGCGAGAAAGTCGACTTTGAT gaCATCCAGAAGAAACGTCAGAACAAGGACCTGGTGGAGCTGCAGGCCCTCATTGATGCTCACTTTGAGCACagaaagaaggaggaggaggagctcaTCGCTCTGAAGGACAGAATC GAGAAGCGCCGAGCTGAGAGGTCCGAGCAGCAGAGGATCCGAACAGAGAAGGAGAAGGAGCGCCAGGCGAGACAGGCT GAAGAGAAGGCACGCAGAGAGGAGGAGGCAATGAAGAGAATGGCTGATGACgacttgaagaagaagaaggctctgagcaacatgggctctcagtACAGCAGCTACCTGGCCAAG GCTGACCAGAAGAGGGGCAAGAAGCAGACTGagagggaaaagaagaagaagatcctgGCAGAAAGACGCAAGCCTCTTAACATTGACCATCTGAATGATGACAAGCTCAG GGAGAAGGCCAAGGAGCTGTGGGACTGGATGCACTCTCTGGAATCTGAGAAGTTCGATCTCGGAGAGAAATTGAAGAGGCAGAAGTACGAG GTTATCTCCCTCAGAAACCGAATTGATGAACTCCAGAAACA TAGCAAGAAGGGCCAGGCCGCTCGCCGCAGAAAGTAA
- the LOC120516578 gene encoding troponin T, fast skeletal muscle isoforms-like isoform X9: protein MSDTEEVDQVEAEEEAPVEEAHAEEEAYEEEEEKPRPKMTAPKIPEGEKVDFDDIQKKRQNKDLVELQALIDAHFEHRKKEEEELIALKDRIEKRRAERSEQQRIRTEKEKERQARQAEEKARREEEAMKRMADDDLKKKKALSNMGSQYSSYLAKADQKRGKKQTEREKKKKILAERRKPLNIDHLNDDKLREKAKELWDWMHSLESEKFDLGEKLKRQKYEVISLRNRIDELQKHSKKGQAARRRK from the exons AAGCCTATGAAGAGGAAG AGGAGAAGCCAAGGCCCAA GATGACCGCTCCCAAGATCCCAGAGGGCGAGAAAGTCGACTTTGAT gaCATCCAGAAGAAACGTCAGAACAAGGACCTGGTGGAGCTGCAGGCCCTCATTGATGCTCACTTTGAGCACagaaagaaggaggaggaggagctcaTCGCTCTGAAGGACAGAATC GAGAAGCGCCGAGCTGAGAGGTCCGAGCAGCAGAGGATCCGAACAGAGAAGGAGAAGGAGCGCCAGGCGAGACAGGCT GAAGAGAAGGCACGCAGAGAGGAGGAGGCAATGAAGAGAATGGCTGATGACgacttgaagaagaagaaggctctgagcaacatgggctctcagtACAGCAGCTACCTGGCCAAG GCTGACCAGAAGAGGGGCAAGAAGCAGACTGagagggaaaagaagaagaagatcctgGCAGAAAGACGCAAGCCTCTTAACATTGACCATCTGAATGATGACAAGCTCAG GGAGAAGGCCAAGGAGCTGTGGGACTGGATGCACTCTCTGGAATCTGAGAAGTTCGATCTCGGAGAGAAATTGAAGAGGCAGAAGTACGAG GTTATCTCCCTCAGAAACCGAATTGATGAACTCCAGAAACA TAGCAAGAAGGGCCAGGCCGCTCGCCGCAGAAAGTAA